In one window of Calditrichota bacterium DNA:
- a CDS encoding LD-carboxypeptidase, translating to MTEPIYPPALREGDTIGIISPASPMIRERLEKGVAYLKDRGFSVVLGRHVYDQHGYLAGTDEARLEDIHAMFANPEVKAIISSRGGYGTPRLVPFLDYALIRKHPKILVGYSDLTSLQLAIYSQTGLVTYSGPMAAVEMGKGIDPFTEEHFWPHLLAGQFYSEYPAVPESPLVRVHPGKARGTLLGGCLSMINPILGTPYQPDFRGAILILEDVGEEPYRVDRYLSHYRSAGILQQVAGIIFSQFVDCNPGDDPSLTIDEVIEDYTAGLEIPVVKNFLYGHLDRKFTVPIGATVELDADALSIRFIRPKANGMV from the coding sequence ATGACGGAACCGATTTATCCACCGGCACTTCGAGAGGGAGACACCATCGGAATTATTTCTCCGGCCAGCCCTATGATTCGGGAGCGGTTGGAGAAAGGCGTGGCCTATTTAAAAGACAGGGGGTTTTCGGTAGTGCTTGGCAGGCACGTATACGATCAACACGGCTACCTTGCAGGAACGGATGAAGCGCGTCTCGAGGACATACACGCCATGTTTGCCAACCCGGAGGTTAAGGCCATTATCAGCAGCCGGGGCGGCTACGGCACACCGCGGCTGGTACCTTTTCTGGATTACGCGCTCATTCGCAAACACCCGAAAATTTTGGTGGGATACAGTGATTTAACCTCGCTGCAACTGGCAATCTATTCCCAAACGGGACTGGTAACCTACTCGGGCCCAATGGCGGCCGTAGAAATGGGAAAGGGAATCGACCCGTTTACGGAAGAGCATTTCTGGCCGCATCTGCTGGCGGGACAATTCTATTCGGAATACCCGGCGGTTCCGGAGTCTCCGCTGGTGCGGGTGCACCCCGGAAAGGCAAGGGGGACACTGCTTGGCGGATGTCTCTCCATGATCAACCCCATTTTGGGAACGCCCTACCAACCGGATTTCAGAGGAGCGATTTTGATTCTGGAAGACGTGGGCGAAGAGCCCTATCGGGTAGACCGCTATCTGAGCCACTATCGTTCAGCCGGAATTCTTCAGCAAGTGGCCGGGATTATCTTTTCCCAATTTGTGGATTGCAATCCGGGAGATGATCCGAGTTTAACCATTGACGAGGTGATTGAAGATTACACGGCCGGCCTGGAGATCCCCGTTGTGAAAAATTTTTTGTACGGACATCTCGATCGTAAATTCACCGTCCCGATCGGGGCAACGGTTGAATTGGATGCGGATGCCCTGAGTATTCGATTTATCCGTCCAAAAGCCAACGGAATGGTGTAA
- a CDS encoding phosphoribosylglycinamide formyltransferase produces MKRLQLGVLASGRGSNFEAILDHIKTGALSADVRALVSNRKSAGALDIAKHHNIPRLALSRKDFSSDEAFDQRVLDFFRENEVNFVVLAGYLRLLTPVLIHPYRNRILNIHPALLPSFGGKGMFGHHVHEAVLEYGCKVSGVTVHLVDEVYDSGPIVLQRCVPVENNDTPDTLAARILKQEHRIFSEALQLFAEEKIVIKGRRVYVQSN; encoded by the coding sequence ATGAAACGATTGCAACTGGGTGTTCTGGCCTCGGGAAGAGGTTCAAATTTTGAAGCAATTTTGGATCATATCAAGACGGGAGCTTTGTCAGCGGACGTGCGTGCGCTGGTCAGCAATCGAAAATCAGCTGGCGCTCTGGACATTGCGAAACATCACAACATTCCCCGGCTTGCGCTTTCACGAAAAGATTTTTCGTCAGACGAAGCGTTCGACCAAAGAGTACTGGATTTTTTCCGGGAGAATGAAGTCAATTTTGTGGTACTTGCGGGCTATTTGCGTCTGCTCACACCGGTGCTGATTCACCCCTACAGAAACCGCATTCTCAATATTCACCCCGCTCTTTTGCCGTCTTTTGGCGGCAAGGGCATGTTTGGCCACCATGTGCATGAGGCGGTTTTGGAGTACGGCTGCAAGGTTTCCGGAGTAACAGTTCATTTGGTGGATGAAGTCTACGATTCCGGCCCGATTGTACTGCAACGGTGTGTTCCGGTTGAGAATAACGATACCCCGGATACCCTGGCAGCCCGCATTTTGAAACAGGAACACCGTATCTTCTCGGAAGCCCTTCAGCTGTTCGCCGAGGAAAAGATTGTTATTAAAGGAAGACGGGTCTATGTTCAATCGAACTGA
- a CDS encoding M15 family metallopeptidase yields MFNRTEANFERVVTAAILLLAAAFFLFYVGCSHQKTEPFVEVRSVDSTIVIDLRYATANNFTGQVLYDTPRCFLRKSVAERLARVQKKLQKQGLGLKIWDGYRPLSVQKKMWALVPDSRYVANPKHGSRHNRGAAVDVTLVDSTGRERHMPTGFDDFTPKAHRNWTGNDTLAIRNRQILEDAMTSEGFIPLSTEWWHFDAPNWKDYPVETISIKELLKKNRKE; encoded by the coding sequence ATGTTCAATCGAACTGAAGCTAATTTTGAAAGAGTGGTTACGGCCGCAATTTTGCTGCTTGCGGCGGCGTTTTTCCTGTTTTATGTGGGGTGTTCCCATCAGAAAACCGAACCATTTGTCGAGGTGCGTTCTGTCGATTCCACCATTGTTATTGATCTTCGGTACGCCACCGCGAACAATTTTACCGGGCAGGTTTTGTACGATACGCCCCGATGTTTTTTGCGAAAATCGGTTGCCGAGCGGCTGGCACGCGTGCAGAAAAAGCTGCAAAAACAAGGCCTGGGACTGAAAATCTGGGATGGCTACCGTCCCCTTTCGGTTCAAAAAAAGATGTGGGCACTGGTTCCCGATTCCCGCTACGTGGCGAATCCGAAGCACGGGTCCCGTCACAATCGCGGAGCAGCCGTGGATGTTACACTTGTGGATTCCACGGGACGGGAACGGCACATGCCCACCGGATTTGACGATTTTACACCGAAAGCCCACCGTAATTGGACAGGCAACGATACGCTGGCCATTCGCAATCGGCAAATTTTGGAAGACGCCATGACCTCTGAGGGGTTCATTCCGCTTTCCACGGAGTGGTGGCATTTTGATGCCCCCAACTGGAAGGATTATCCCGTCGAAACTATTTCAATAAAAGAATTACTTAAAAAAAATCGGAAGGAATAA
- a CDS encoding rod shape-determining protein: MSLLSFVSNDIAIDLGTANTLVFVRGKGIQVNEPSLVAVRRLDQKIVAFGSEAREMLGRTPGEITTIRPLRDGVIADFELAEEMIRYFIRRVQANRFLRPTVVIGIPSGITEVEKRAVRDSAEHAGARDVFLVEEPMAAAIGVGLPVHEPVGSMVVDIGGGTTEIAVISLSGIVTSISIRIAGDEMNDAIIQYLKRKYNLLIGEKTAEIIKMEIGSVPPYKEKGAMKVKGRDLVKGIPRTIEISSVEIQDALEEPVSSIVEAVRLTLERTPPELSADILDRGIMLTGGGALLKGLDAQLREVTNLPVNVAEDPLTCVVRGTGKIVEDINSYQKVLNRSKIY, encoded by the coding sequence ATGTCTCTCTTGAGTTTTGTTTCGAACGACATCGCTATTGATCTGGGAACGGCCAATACACTGGTTTTTGTTCGCGGCAAAGGAATTCAGGTAAATGAACCGTCGCTGGTAGCGGTGCGCCGTTTGGACCAGAAGATTGTTGCATTCGGGTCCGAAGCCAGAGAAATGCTGGGCCGAACACCAGGAGAGATTACAACGATTCGTCCGTTGCGCGATGGGGTGATTGCCGATTTTGAACTGGCAGAAGAAATGATCCGGTATTTTATTCGCCGTGTACAGGCCAATCGGTTTTTGCGCCCCACGGTTGTCATTGGCATTCCGTCCGGAATTACAGAGGTGGAAAAGCGGGCTGTACGGGATTCCGCCGAACACGCCGGTGCCAGGGATGTTTTTTTGGTAGAAGAACCGATGGCCGCGGCCATCGGGGTGGGGCTGCCGGTGCATGAGCCCGTTGGGAGCATGGTTGTGGATATTGGCGGCGGGACAACGGAAATTGCCGTGATTTCACTTTCGGGGATTGTGACCAGCATTTCGATTCGCATTGCGGGAGACGAGATGAACGATGCCATCATTCAGTATCTAAAGCGAAAATACAATCTGCTGATTGGCGAAAAAACAGCCGAAATCATCAAAATGGAAATTGGATCCGTTCCGCCGTACAAAGAAAAAGGGGCCATGAAGGTCAAGGGTCGGGATCTGGTCAAAGGCATTCCGCGAACAATTGAGATTAGTTCCGTCGAAATACAGGATGCCCTTGAGGAACCGGTCAGTTCAATTGTGGAGGCCGTTCGCCTCACGCTGGAACGCACCCCGCCGGAATTGTCCGCGGACATTTTGGATCGCGGAATCATGTTAACGGGGGGAGGCGCTTTGCTGAAGGGCCTCGATGCCCAATTGCGGGAAGTTACCAATTTACCGGTCAATGTGGCTGAAGATCCCTTAACCTGTGTGGTTCGGGGAACGGGCAAAATTGTGGAAGATATTAACAGCTACCAGAAGGTCCTTAATCGGTCTAAAATTTACTAA
- the mreC gene encoding rod shape-determining protein MreC: MLRWETHLHQVRDYVLLFFLLSISLIVMNSNSNSQMRWLHGVSINVIGSLQHRLRAWQELRRVEKENEMLRSRIANLAFENSMMKEAYLSNIRLKKLLNYKKTTSYKLVAAVVTGQNYQGFSHALIISGGKKENLREKLPVVTAEGLVGKIALLGADYAVVQPLDDVNFRVSAMVQRSRVVGIFSPGKKGTYLLKNVPSQADVKKGDVIITSGYSDIFPKGLKIGVVSRVESRKGNLFKTVEVVPAVRTGNVEDVFVILKKAQK, encoded by the coding sequence ATGCTTCGCTGGGAAACGCATTTACATCAAGTAAGAGATTATGTTCTGCTCTTTTTCCTCCTAAGTATTTCTCTGATTGTGATGAATTCCAATTCGAATTCTCAGATGCGCTGGCTTCACGGGGTTTCAATTAATGTCATTGGCAGTCTTCAGCATCGTTTACGAGCCTGGCAGGAGCTTCGGCGTGTGGAAAAAGAAAACGAAATGCTTCGTTCCCGGATAGCCAACCTGGCCTTTGAGAACAGCATGATGAAAGAGGCCTACCTGTCCAATATTCGTTTGAAAAAACTGCTGAATTATAAAAAAACAACCTCCTACAAATTGGTTGCGGCGGTGGTGACGGGACAGAATTACCAGGGCTTTTCTCACGCACTTATTATCAGCGGCGGGAAGAAAGAAAATCTTCGCGAAAAACTTCCGGTCGTAACAGCGGAAGGTCTGGTCGGAAAAATTGCCCTTTTGGGAGCGGATTACGCGGTGGTTCAGCCTCTGGACGATGTGAATTTCCGGGTCAGTGCCATGGTTCAGAGGAGCCGGGTGGTAGGAATTTTTTCCCCGGGGAAAAAGGGAACCTACCTTTTAAAAAATGTGCCGAGTCAGGCAGATGTAAAAAAGGGGGACGTAATTATTACGTCGGGATACAGCGATATTTTCCCAAAGGGTCTTAAAATCGGCGTTGTGAGCCGGGTGGAATCCCGGAAGGGGAATCTTTTCAAAACGGTGGAGGTGGTTCCTGCTGTTCGTACAGGAAATGTGGAAGATGTTTTTGTGATCCTAAAAAAAGCGCAAAAATGA
- the mreD gene encoding rod shape-determining protein MreD yields the protein MTNSGFLIFFILSFLLQIGLVPFLEIKGIKPDLLLIFVIIFSLQRERFWGTLVGFFVGLIQDFFSTGFLGVFALAKTFSAFLVQTISEGSFEKGGAYFGGLVFTISLFHDFLVNWISVWGTGTSLVSVIIRSVIPGAVYTTVVAVIVYELLPKGFFRQHDY from the coding sequence ATGACAAATTCTGGCTTTTTAATCTTTTTTATCCTATCATTTCTTTTGCAGATTGGTCTTGTTCCCTTTCTTGAAATAAAGGGCATAAAGCCGGACTTATTGTTAATTTTTGTGATTATTTTTTCTTTGCAGCGGGAACGTTTCTGGGGAACATTGGTTGGATTTTTTGTAGGGCTGATTCAAGATTTCTTCTCCACCGGTTTTTTGGGCGTTTTTGCGCTGGCAAAAACATTTTCCGCCTTTTTGGTTCAGACCATTTCTGAGGGATCATTTGAAAAGGGCGGAGCCTATTTCGGGGGTCTTGTTTTTACGATTAGTTTGTTTCACGATTTTCTGGTGAACTGGATTTCCGTGTGGGGAACCGGGACATCATTAGTGAGTGTCATTATTCGTTCCGTAATTCCGGGAGCGGTGTACACAACCGTGGTGGCCGTTATTGTGTACGAACTTCTTCCGAAGGGCTTTTTTAGGCAGCATGATTACTGA
- the mrdA gene encoding penicillin-binding protein 2: MITDQNENRLFSIPKKYIYFGLTAGLFVLLIWRLFYLQIYATQKYYLQSQKNHIREVTREPLRGLIYDREGRVLVENHPAYSVYITPYELSHTPHLLDRLSKILELSPSQIKANMKRRQNGRFKPVRLKRQVSFKEISLLEENKLSLPGVGLWVEPKRFYPSSAHATHVLGYIGEISTGELKKLAKKGYKRGDIIGKRGLEAEYDQELRGKEGLEYVEVDAQGRQVRKLKSEKSIPPVPGKNLILGLDIDLQSLAEDRLKGKRGSVVLLDARDGSVLALASMPDYDLKEFSGVITNKIWEKYFLNPENPMYNRAVQSSYPPGSTYKPITAVAGLDSKIITEHFSVTCRGYLRLGRRNYYCWYRKGHGTLDLIHGIENSCNVYFYTLGAKIGVDVWADYSRRFHFGEKTGIDLPSENAGLVPDRNYLDKKFGKDKWSKGLMLNMAIGQGDLLVTPLQMAQLAMILANDGLGYRPHLVIGIQDPFTLKVTSVKIDSFRVNADPRNIQIVREGMRLVVNGPTGTGRRARLPDIVVAGKTGTTQNPHGKDHAWFIGFAPFDHPEVAIAVMIENGGYGGHVAAPIAHDLFQLYFQKHPIQPTVSGKVAMNPKRTVHNP, encoded by the coding sequence ATGATTACTGATCAAAATGAAAATAGACTGTTCTCCATTCCCAAAAAATATATCTATTTTGGATTAACAGCCGGCTTGTTTGTGCTTTTGATTTGGCGGCTCTTTTACCTGCAAATTTACGCCACCCAGAAATATTACCTTCAATCTCAAAAGAATCACATTCGGGAAGTGACACGCGAACCGTTACGGGGCTTGATTTATGATCGGGAAGGCCGAGTTTTGGTGGAAAATCACCCGGCTTATTCGGTCTACATCACGCCCTACGAATTGTCTCACACGCCCCATTTGCTGGATCGGCTGAGTAAAATTCTGGAACTGTCTCCCTCCCAGATTAAGGCGAATATGAAGAGACGGCAGAACGGCCGGTTTAAGCCGGTGCGCCTGAAACGGCAGGTTAGTTTTAAGGAGATTTCTCTTTTGGAAGAGAACAAACTCTCGCTTCCCGGGGTTGGATTGTGGGTGGAACCCAAGCGGTTTTATCCGTCGTCGGCGCACGCCACACACGTGCTGGGCTACATTGGTGAAATTTCCACTGGCGAATTGAAGAAACTGGCCAAAAAGGGCTACAAACGGGGGGATATCATTGGCAAGCGCGGTCTGGAAGCAGAATATGATCAGGAATTGAGGGGGAAAGAGGGCCTGGAATATGTGGAAGTAGATGCACAGGGAAGGCAGGTACGGAAACTCAAATCGGAAAAATCCATTCCTCCCGTTCCCGGGAAAAACCTGATTTTGGGGCTGGATATTGACTTGCAGTCACTTGCGGAAGACCGGCTAAAAGGAAAACGGGGAAGCGTGGTTCTGCTGGATGCCAGAGATGGGTCTGTTCTGGCGCTTGCCAGTATGCCCGACTATGACTTAAAAGAGTTTTCCGGGGTCATTACAAATAAAATCTGGGAGAAATATTTTCTAAATCCCGAAAATCCGATGTACAATCGGGCGGTTCAAAGCTCTTATCCCCCCGGCTCCACGTACAAGCCCATTACAGCGGTTGCGGGGTTGGATTCAAAAATCATAACAGAGCACTTTTCCGTAACCTGTCGGGGGTATCTTCGGCTGGGCCGCCGAAATTATTACTGCTGGTACCGGAAAGGGCACGGGACGCTGGATTTGATTCACGGAATCGAAAACTCCTGCAATGTCTATTTTTACACCCTGGGTGCCAAAATCGGGGTGGATGTTTGGGCGGATTATTCGCGCCGGTTTCATTTCGGGGAAAAAACCGGAATCGATTTGCCCTCCGAGAATGCGGGACTGGTTCCGGATCGGAACTATCTGGATAAAAAATTCGGAAAGGATAAATGGTCGAAAGGGCTCATGTTGAACATGGCCATCGGACAGGGAGATCTGCTTGTCACCCCTCTTCAAATGGCACAATTGGCCATGATTCTGGCAAATGATGGGCTGGGATATCGTCCCCACCTGGTGATTGGCATTCAGGATCCATTTACGCTTAAAGTAACGTCGGTCAAAATCGATTCCTTTCGTGTAAACGCGGATCCCCGGAACATACAGATCGTTAGAGAAGGGATGCGTCTGGTGGTAAACGGTCCAACCGGCACGGGGCGCCGGGCACGACTGCCGGATATTGTGGTGGCCGGGAAGACGGGAACCACGCAAAATCCGCATGGTAAGGATCATGCCTGGTTTATTGGCTTTGCTCCGTTCGATCATCCGGAAGTAGCCATTGCGGTGATGATTGAAAATGGCGGGTATGGAGGCCATGTTGCCGCACCGATTGCTCACGACCTGTTTCAACTCTATTTTCAAAAACACCCGATACAACCGACTGTATCAGGGAAAGTTGCCATGAATCCGAAACGTACGGTTCACAACCCGTGA
- the rodA gene encoding rod shape-determining protein RodA: MENISTKTVKHFDWILLLGMLALLAIGVLAIYSATYNSGSSYLKQNYERQLIWIAIGSILFLTMALIHFKYYQAFAYVLYGFAIVLLLFVLILGKMGGGAARWISIGGIKFQPSEWAKLFTIFALARYLSDNLNQIRSTKVLITAFAIGLLPMILIFEEPDLGTSLVFAAIIPSILFWADVSPLALFLIAAPFLTMLASFNFYTFFADMILLVGVLYFVKRPLIFSVANVLLNLFVGIMTPFFWNSLHAYQQKRILTFLGLVSDPKGMSYQIIQSKVAIGSGGLWGKGFLHGTQTQLRFLPAQHTDFIFSVIGEEFGFIGAMVVLFLFALILYRGFKISAASKNHFAGLVGIGVTTLFLYHTVVNIGMATGIMPVTGLPLPFVSYGGSFLLVSMASMGVLANISMRKYDY, encoded by the coding sequence ATGGAAAATATCTCGACAAAAACGGTGAAGCATTTTGATTGGATTCTGCTTCTGGGGATGCTGGCCTTGCTGGCCATCGGCGTACTGGCTATTTACAGTGCCACGTACAATTCCGGTTCATCCTACCTTAAACAGAATTACGAACGACAGCTTATTTGGATCGCGATCGGAAGCATTCTTTTCTTAACGATGGCGCTCATCCATTTTAAGTATTATCAGGCCTTTGCGTATGTCCTTTACGGATTTGCAATTGTCCTTTTGCTTTTTGTTTTGATTCTGGGGAAAATGGGGGGCGGTGCCGCCCGGTGGATTTCAATCGGAGGGATTAAATTTCAGCCCTCGGAATGGGCCAAACTGTTTACAATCTTTGCGCTTGCCAGGTATTTGTCGGACAACCTGAATCAGATCAGAAGCACCAAGGTCCTGATTACGGCATTTGCCATCGGACTCTTGCCCATGATTTTGATTTTTGAAGAACCCGACCTCGGCACCTCACTGGTTTTTGCTGCCATTATTCCGTCTATTCTGTTTTGGGCAGATGTGTCGCCCCTGGCCTTGTTTTTGATTGCCGCGCCGTTTTTGACCATGCTGGCATCGTTTAATTTCTACACATTTTTTGCGGATATGATATTACTGGTGGGCGTTCTTTATTTTGTGAAACGCCCCTTAATATTCAGTGTGGCCAACGTGCTTTTAAATCTTTTTGTGGGAATTATGACGCCCTTTTTCTGGAATTCCCTCCACGCCTATCAGCAAAAGCGAATTCTGACATTTCTGGGACTGGTTTCCGATCCGAAGGGAATGAGCTACCAGATCATTCAGTCCAAAGTAGCCATTGGCTCCGGCGGATTATGGGGGAAGGGATTCCTCCACGGAACCCAAACTCAGCTTCGGTTCTTACCGGCTCAACACACCGATTTTATCTTTTCCGTAATTGGTGAAGAATTTGGCTTCATCGGCGCGATGGTCGTTTTGTTTTTGTTTGCTCTTATTCTGTATCGTGGTTTTAAGATTTCCGCCGCTTCCAAAAACCATTTTGCGGGATTGGTAGGAATCGGCGTGACGACCCTGTTTCTCTATCACACCGTGGTTAATATTGGAATGGCTACGGGGATCATGCCCGTAACGGGGCTTCCGCTTCCGTTCGTCAGTTACGGCGGGTCCTTTTTGCTGGTCAGTATGGCTTCGATGGGGGTGTTGGCCAATATCTCTATGCGGAAATACGACTATTAA
- the lgt gene encoding prolipoprotein diacylglyceryl transferase, producing the protein MHPVLVKIGWFEVHSYGVMLALAFVLGIWITVVRAKKMGLDPNKIMDLSVLIILAGIIGSRIAYVLPHMDEFRGHWLDTINPIQSNGQIGIAGLTILGGVLLAILVTLVYLWWKKLPVWKIADAFAPAVALGIFVGRIGCFLNGCCFGVPTNSPIGMVFPPNSPAGSVFPNQPIYPTELFSSFYGLLIFLILLWAEKKYKTFDGFTFFLLWALYGAARFTVDFFRYYENSMVLVRIHGVAISLNQGVSVLLILVSVFLLFYFGKRARRELKKA; encoded by the coding sequence ATGCATCCGGTATTGGTTAAAATTGGCTGGTTTGAAGTACACAGCTATGGCGTAATGCTTGCACTGGCATTTGTACTGGGTATTTGGATTACGGTAGTTCGGGCAAAAAAGATGGGATTGGATCCAAACAAAATAATGGATCTGTCCGTTCTGATTATTCTGGCAGGAATCATCGGTTCCAGAATTGCCTACGTTTTGCCTCACATGGACGAGTTTCGGGGACACTGGCTGGATACGATTAATCCAATCCAGAGTAACGGCCAGATTGGCATTGCCGGCTTGACGATTTTGGGCGGTGTTTTGCTGGCGATTCTTGTGACGTTGGTGTACCTGTGGTGGAAGAAATTACCCGTGTGGAAGATTGCCGATGCGTTTGCGCCGGCAGTGGCCCTTGGAATATTTGTGGGCCGCATCGGATGTTTTTTAAATGGATGCTGTTTTGGTGTTCCTACAAATTCCCCAATCGGAATGGTTTTTCCTCCCAACAGCCCGGCAGGGTCCGTATTTCCGAACCAGCCTATTTATCCCACAGAGTTGTTTTCATCCTTTTACGGTCTCCTGATTTTTTTGATTCTTCTTTGGGCGGAGAAAAAATATAAAACATTCGATGGGTTTACGTTTTTTCTTCTTTGGGCCCTGTACGGTGCCGCCCGGTTTACGGTTGACTTTTTCAGATATTATGAGAACAGTATGGTTTTGGTTCGTATTCACGGAGTGGCGATCTCACTGAATCAGGGTGTCAGCGTACTCCTGATACTGGTTTCCGTATTTCTTTTATTCTATTTTGGAAAACGTGCGCGGAGAGAATTAAAAAAGGCTTGA
- the ybgF gene encoding tol-pal system protein YbgF gives MKKFLLVSAAVLLGVYFVGCAGTKPKASEKTTKGGVNEVMDVQAKGKTAEAKTAPEEDEVLKLLGITPEEKKKAETPESTNVIEQEKQLKAKIAQLEQNLNQKDSEVNQLQSEVKAKERKLKELQEMLTTLKSSQGTASSSPGYSTKSSTNLTSFKARYEDALQTYNRRHYKEAIRKFRELLQENPNTSLSDNCQYWIGECYYSLGKYDQAVVEFEKVFTFPNSNKEDDAQLKIGMSYMKLGDKQRAKNAFKTLIEKYPKSEYVPLARRFLNQLQ, from the coding sequence ATGAAAAAATTTTTATTGGTAAGTGCGGCTGTTTTACTGGGGGTCTATTTTGTCGGTTGTGCCGGCACAAAACCCAAAGCCTCTGAGAAAACAACAAAAGGCGGCGTAAATGAAGTAATGGATGTTCAGGCCAAGGGTAAAACCGCAGAGGCCAAAACAGCACCAGAGGAAGACGAGGTGTTAAAGCTTCTGGGAATTACACCTGAAGAAAAAAAGAAGGCCGAAACGCCTGAATCGACAAATGTGATTGAACAGGAAAAACAATTGAAGGCCAAAATTGCCCAACTGGAACAGAATCTGAATCAGAAAGATTCTGAAGTAAACCAGTTGCAATCAGAAGTGAAAGCAAAAGAGAGAAAACTCAAAGAGTTGCAAGAGATGCTGACAACCCTTAAATCGAGTCAGGGTACTGCCTCCTCATCTCCGGGTTATTCCACCAAATCGAGCACAAATCTTACATCCTTCAAGGCCAGATACGAGGATGCCCTTCAAACCTATAACAGACGTCATTACAAGGAAGCCATCCGAAAATTCAGGGAATTGCTTCAGGAAAATCCCAACACGTCCCTATCGGACAACTGCCAGTACTGGATTGGCGAATGCTATTATTCCCTTGGAAAATATGATCAGGCGGTTGTGGAATTTGAAAAAGTGTTTACCTTTCCAAATTCCAATAAGGAAGATGATGCCCAGTTAAAAATTGGCATGAGTTATATGAAACTCGGGGATAAACAGCGAGCGAAAAATGCCTTTAAAACCTTGATTGAAAAATATCCGAAGAGCGAATATGTTCCCCTGGCCAGGCGTTTTTTGAATCAGCTTCAGTAG
- the galT gene encoding galactose-1-phosphate uridylyltransferase, with amino-acid sequence MPELRKDPIIGRWVIISTERGKRPSDFVIEPEKKKGGFCPFCEGNEDKTPPEVLAYRKPGTKPNKPGWWVRVVSNKYPALKVEGELFRRGEGIFDLMNGIGAHEVVIETPEHDKDLVDLSVERIEDVLWAFHDRIIDLKNDTRLKYILIFKNHGAAAGASLEHTHSQLIATPIIPKRVAEEIEGARRYYEYKERCIYCDIIRQEREADKRLVIENEAYISWEPFAPRFPFETWILPKRHALHFEEPKKDEYFFFAKILKETLQRLNKALSNPPYNFIIHNSPVQDDEHGELHWHMEIIPKLTKVAGFEWGSGFYINPTPPEDAAKFLRELDISDI; translated from the coding sequence ATGCCAGAATTACGCAAGGATCCGATTATCGGACGGTGGGTTATTATTTCCACGGAAAGGGGAAAGCGTCCATCCGATTTTGTTATTGAACCGGAAAAGAAAAAAGGGGGATTTTGTCCGTTTTGCGAGGGAAATGAAGACAAAACGCCGCCGGAAGTTCTTGCCTATCGGAAACCGGGGACAAAACCCAATAAGCCCGGTTGGTGGGTGAGGGTGGTTTCAAATAAATATCCGGCGTTGAAGGTTGAGGGGGAATTGTTCCGCCGCGGTGAGGGTATTTTCGATCTCATGAATGGAATTGGCGCACACGAGGTGGTCATTGAAACGCCCGAACACGATAAAGATTTGGTTGATCTGAGTGTGGAGCGCATTGAAGATGTTCTCTGGGCCTTCCATGACCGAATCATTGATTTGAAAAATGATACCCGGTTGAAATACATTCTTATCTTTAAAAACCACGGAGCCGCAGCGGGAGCATCCTTGGAACACACCCATTCGCAACTTATCGCTACCCCCATCATTCCGAAACGGGTGGCCGAGGAAATTGAAGGGGCCAGACGCTATTACGAGTACAAAGAACGGTGCATTTATTGTGACATTATTCGTCAGGAACGGGAAGCCGACAAACGGCTGGTGATTGAAAATGAAGCCTATATTTCATGGGAACCGTTCGCCCCGCGCTTTCCGTTTGAAACCTGGATCCTACCCAAAAGGCATGCTCTGCACTTTGAGGAACCCAAAAAAGACGAATATTTTTTCTTTGCCAAAATTCTAAAGGAAACGCTTCAACGCCTGAACAAAGCCCTGTCCAATCCTCCGTATAATTTTATCATTCACAATTCTCCCGTTCAGGATGATGAGCATGGAGAACTCCACTGGCATATGGAAATCATTCCAAAACTAACAAAAGTTGCTGGTTTTGAATGGGGTTCCGGTTTTTATATCAACCCTACCCCTCCGGAAGATGCGGCTAAGTTCTTGCGCGAATTAGATATTTCTGACATATAA